One Citricoccus sp. K5 DNA window includes the following coding sequences:
- a CDS encoding WecB/TagA/CpsF family glycosyltransferase, with protein MIPPHARVDLAGIVVDLMDERAAIDALVHRPADGNPLAVISANLDHIVQFGQGGRWRRTLGDSLHPTHTDADGQSRPLEWLTLLDGAPLVAQADRLTGASWPRLAGSDLVGPLLDAAEKAGLSVGFLGGSYLIQRLLSRRLIATRPGLVIAGMWSPDRSELADEQSSLKLAEDIASAAPELLIVGLGKPRQELWISKYGPATGATVLLAFGAVVDFLADAIQRAPAVASDHGLEWAWRLAREPRRLAKRYLLDDPPGLVQLRRHSSLLPADAAVSPPPAVGRPIGSPRRPRPSGGTGHDPVLAAAPHHGRPGQFTAMGRPVDVAVLVVTYNNEDHLAALISSLRQEAHALRIRVVIADNDSTDGTLAELNRHPDVMQVQTGGNLGYAAGVNAARRKAGDTEATLVLNPDLEVLPGAISEMLAVLRSGEADVVVPRIVDGEGKLTPSLRREPSLGTVFGDALFGGRWPQRPAVLAEQDSAPESYQFGHEVDWATGAAVMTSADVDRRIGAWDERFFLYSEETDYFRRARESGARIWYEPAATVVHAENGSGSSGQLQALMAVNRVRYIRKHHTDVTAEVFRCGVVLHEMLRSFNRDHRRTLAIVADEARWDTLPGPSATRYPAKVLGGFPTGSVIIPAHNEAAVIGRTLDSLEPVLRTGRVEVIVVCNGCTDNTAALAAAVPGVQVIEAPVASKTAALNAGDMVATQWPRVYLDADTVLSPTALRRVLETLSESPVLAARPSFRYDDSGATWPVRAYYRARRRLASTQQALWGAGVFALSREGHERLGSFPDVTADDYFVDRLFSDEEKAIVPTPPVPVQTPRETRSLLNVLTRNIRGPAEQRSSPAPADAMPQRETFHSDAAGAAPRQTGAGRTADTPADVAVSSTSSTAWELFRSIRGPRSAVDALSYSGLAATPRLARLRQTGAGTPSAPIAWERDDSSRRPEGLPR; from the coding sequence ATGATCCCCCCGCATGCCCGCGTAGACCTGGCCGGCATCGTCGTCGACCTGATGGACGAGCGGGCAGCCATCGATGCCCTCGTCCACCGGCCGGCCGATGGCAACCCGCTGGCCGTCATCTCGGCCAATCTGGACCACATCGTCCAATTCGGGCAGGGTGGCCGCTGGCGCCGCACCCTGGGTGATTCCCTGCACCCGACCCACACCGATGCCGATGGTCAGTCCCGCCCCCTGGAGTGGCTGACCCTGCTGGACGGTGCACCCCTGGTAGCGCAGGCTGACCGGCTCACGGGTGCTTCCTGGCCCCGCTTGGCCGGGAGCGACCTCGTGGGTCCGTTGCTGGATGCCGCTGAGAAGGCGGGCCTGTCAGTGGGCTTCCTGGGTGGGTCCTATCTGATCCAGCGTCTCCTGTCCCGTCGGCTCATCGCGACCCGGCCAGGGCTCGTGATCGCCGGGATGTGGTCACCGGACCGCAGTGAACTGGCGGACGAGCAGTCTTCCCTGAAGCTGGCAGAGGACATCGCCTCGGCCGCTCCCGAACTGCTGATCGTCGGGCTGGGCAAGCCCCGCCAGGAACTCTGGATCTCCAAGTACGGACCCGCCACCGGGGCGACAGTCCTGTTGGCCTTCGGTGCTGTGGTCGATTTCCTGGCCGACGCGATCCAACGGGCTCCAGCTGTGGCGAGCGACCACGGCTTGGAGTGGGCTTGGCGCCTGGCCCGGGAACCACGCCGGCTGGCCAAGCGCTACCTCCTGGACGATCCGCCTGGACTGGTCCAGCTGAGGCGCCACAGCAGCCTGTTGCCGGCGGACGCCGCTGTCTCACCACCGCCTGCCGTTGGCCGTCCGATCGGTTCCCCGCGCCGGCCACGTCCATCCGGCGGGACCGGCCACGATCCAGTACTGGCCGCCGCGCCCCACCACGGGAGACCGGGACAATTCACGGCTATGGGCCGTCCGGTGGACGTAGCCGTCCTCGTGGTGACCTACAACAACGAGGACCATCTGGCAGCCCTCATCTCCAGCCTCCGTCAAGAGGCCCATGCACTCCGGATCCGGGTGGTGATAGCGGACAACGACTCAACGGACGGCACCCTCGCTGAACTCAACCGGCACCCGGATGTCATGCAGGTCCAGACAGGCGGCAATCTCGGTTATGCGGCCGGAGTCAACGCCGCCCGGCGAAAGGCCGGAGACACCGAGGCGACCCTGGTGCTGAATCCGGACCTCGAGGTCCTCCCCGGTGCCATCTCGGAGATGCTGGCGGTGCTGCGCTCGGGTGAGGCCGACGTCGTGGTTCCCCGCATTGTGGACGGGGAGGGGAAACTCACGCCGTCCCTCCGCCGTGAGCCGAGCCTGGGCACGGTCTTCGGCGATGCCCTCTTCGGAGGCCGCTGGCCGCAGCGTCCCGCGGTGCTGGCCGAACAGGACTCCGCGCCCGAGAGCTACCAGTTCGGCCATGAGGTCGATTGGGCCACCGGGGCGGCCGTCATGACGAGCGCGGACGTGGACCGCCGGATCGGCGCATGGGATGAACGCTTCTTCCTCTACTCCGAGGAGACCGACTACTTCCGGCGGGCACGAGAGTCCGGTGCCCGGATCTGGTACGAACCAGCGGCCACCGTGGTCCATGCCGAGAACGGCTCCGGCTCCTCCGGGCAGCTGCAGGCCCTGATGGCCGTCAACCGGGTCCGCTACATCCGGAAACACCACACCGACGTCACGGCCGAGGTATTCCGCTGCGGCGTGGTCCTCCACGAGATGCTGCGCTCCTTCAACCGAGATCACCGCAGGACCCTGGCCATCGTGGCGGATGAGGCCCGGTGGGACACCCTGCCCGGCCCGTCAGCCACCCGGTACCCGGCCAAGGTCCTCGGGGGGTTCCCCACCGGATCCGTCATCATTCCGGCCCACAATGAGGCCGCCGTCATCGGCCGGACCCTAGACTCCCTTGAACCGGTGCTACGGACCGGCCGGGTGGAGGTGATCGTGGTGTGCAACGGCTGCACGGACAACACGGCTGCGCTGGCGGCCGCCGTGCCCGGGGTCCAGGTCATCGAGGCGCCGGTGGCCTCGAAGACGGCCGCACTGAATGCCGGGGACATGGTGGCCACCCAATGGCCTCGGGTCTACCTGGACGCGGACACCGTCCTCAGCCCCACCGCCCTGCGCCGCGTGCTGGAGACCCTGTCCGAGTCACCAGTGCTGGCCGCGCGCCCGTCGTTCCGCTACGACGACTCGGGGGCCACCTGGCCGGTGCGGGCCTACTACCGCGCCCGGCGCCGCTTGGCAAGCACCCAGCAGGCCCTGTGGGGTGCCGGCGTCTTCGCCCTGTCCCGCGAGGGGCACGAGCGCCTCGGCTCCTTCCCGGACGTCACCGCCGACGACTATTTCGTGGACCGGCTCTTCTCTGACGAGGAGAAGGCCATCGTCCCCACGCCGCCGGTCCCCGTCCAGACCCCCCGTGAGACCAGGTCACTGCTCAACGTCCTGACGCGCAACATCAGGGGTCCGGCAGAACAGCGTTCTTCGCCGGCACCGGCGGACGCAATGCCCCAGCGAGAAACGTTCCACTCGGATGCCGCCGGAGCCGCTCCACGGCAGACGGGAGCCGGGCGCACCGCTGATACGCCGGCTGACGTGGCCGTCTCCTCCACCTCGTCAACGGCCTGGGAACTGTTCCGGTCCATCAGAGGCCCCCGCAGTGCGGTCGATGCCCTCTCGTACTCCGGGTTGGCTGCCACACCACGGTTGGCCCGGCTCCGCCAGACGGGCGCAGGAACCCCTTCCGCGCCCATCGCCTGGGAACGCGACGACAGCAGCCGCCGCCCGGAAGGACTGCCACGCTGA
- a CDS encoding IS5 family transposase yields MPALPSSIIEPLWCQFEMLLPPVEDSHPLGCHRPRVPDRIVFDKLVSRLVLGGAYTKHADDRVSATTLRTRRDEWTAAGVFAGLEQAVLEAFDWLVGLDLEHLSVDGCCVKAPCGGDNTGANPTDRGKSGQKRSVLCEGHGLPIGVVLTGANRHDSPLLRPSLERLSRFGFHLPETIRVDLDAGYDSSVTRDLLTELGCHWKISPKGTYIKINHTRRWMIERTNSWHTRGFGLLQVVLDRGEKAQQAWTHLANAIIVIRRLLKESWTRFRWDDRPVKQYQWR; encoded by the coding sequence GTGCCAGCACTTCCATCCTCAATCATCGAGCCCCTGTGGTGCCAGTTCGAGATGCTCCTGCCACCGGTGGAGGACTCCCATCCGCTCGGCTGCCATCGGCCACGTGTACCGGACCGGATCGTCTTCGACAAGCTCGTCTCCCGACTCGTGCTCGGCGGGGCCTACACCAAGCACGCAGACGACAGGGTCTCGGCCACCACACTGCGCACCCGCAGAGACGAGTGGACCGCCGCCGGGGTGTTCGCCGGACTCGAGCAGGCCGTGCTGGAGGCCTTTGACTGGCTCGTCGGCCTGGACCTGGAGCATCTGAGTGTGGACGGGTGCTGCGTGAAGGCGCCCTGCGGCGGGGACAACACCGGGGCCAACCCCACGGACCGGGGCAAGTCCGGGCAGAAACGCTCCGTTCTCTGCGAGGGCCACGGCCTGCCGATCGGGGTCGTGCTCACCGGGGCCAACCGACACGACTCGCCATTGCTGCGGCCGAGCCTGGAGCGGTTGTCCCGGTTCGGATTCCACCTACCCGAGACGATCCGGGTCGACCTCGATGCCGGATACGACTCCAGCGTGACCCGGGACCTGCTCACCGAGTTGGGGTGCCACTGGAAGATCTCCCCGAAGGGCACCTACATCAAGATCAACCACACCCGCCGCTGGATGATCGAGCGCACCAACTCCTGGCACACCCGCGGCTTCGGGCTCCTTCAGGTCGTCCTGGATCGCGGCGAGAAAGCCCAACAGGCCTGGACGCACCTGGCCAACGCCATCATCGTGATCCGCCGCCTGCTCAAAGAATCATGGACCCGGTTCCGGTGGGATGACCGCCCTGTCAAGCAGTACCAATGGCGCTGA
- a CDS encoding acyltransferase — protein MTVLNEESPAAGPGFQKSADVDPGARIGQGVRVWHLAQIREEAVVGDGCQIGRGAYVGPGVVMGRNCKLQNHALVYEPARLADGVFVGPAAVLTNDEFPRAVTPDGVLKRNDDWVQVGVTVRTGAAIGARAVCVAPLVIGAWAMIAAGAVVTRDVPDYAVVAGVPARHLGWVGEAGRRLEAVNLDGSQASSGAAAPGGLWRCPATGQLYRETAARLEKLDARS, from the coding sequence ATGACAGTACTGAATGAAGAGTCGCCTGCGGCGGGCCCCGGCTTCCAGAAGTCGGCGGACGTGGACCCGGGTGCCCGGATCGGCCAGGGTGTCCGGGTCTGGCACCTGGCCCAGATTCGCGAGGAAGCGGTCGTCGGTGACGGGTGCCAGATCGGGCGCGGGGCCTACGTCGGCCCCGGGGTGGTAATGGGCCGGAACTGCAAGCTGCAGAACCACGCCCTGGTCTACGAGCCGGCCCGCCTGGCTGACGGTGTCTTCGTCGGCCCGGCAGCAGTGCTGACCAATGACGAGTTTCCCCGTGCGGTGACCCCGGACGGAGTCCTGAAGCGGAATGATGACTGGGTCCAGGTCGGAGTCACTGTCAGGACCGGGGCCGCCATCGGTGCCCGAGCCGTCTGCGTGGCCCCTCTGGTGATCGGCGCCTGGGCGATGATCGCCGCCGGTGCGGTGGTCACGCGCGACGTTCCGGACTATGCGGTGGTCGCCGGCGTTCCCGCACGGCACCTGGGCTGGGTCGGGGAAGCCGGCCGCCGTCTCGAAGCCGTAAACCTGGACGGCTCCCAGGCGTCTAGCGGTGCCGCCGCACCGGGCGGCCTCTGGCGCTGCCCTGCCACGGGACAGCTCTACCGGGAGACCGCAGCCCGCCTGGAGAAACTGGATGCTCGCTCATGA
- a CDS encoding MFS transporter, translated as MYISLAGFRGPDHAGPDHADSAPGPDHAGPDHVDSGPRSGRTVAFRVAPTVIALGMVSLLTDVSSESVAAVLPLYVTGALGLSMVAYGFLEGLHQGVSAVVRIAAGYAADRTDQPKTIAVAGYGLSMLTRAGLLVVQGFVGIAVLVGIDRVGKGIRTAPRDAMIQEVSQPEHLARSFGVHRMLDTIGATIGPLLAFVVLLLVPEGYRVVFAVSLAAALIGVAALILFVPNVRFSRTTTSTTTPAAPVPAPAVPSPVVRPRTLRSRTLRSRAPRSHSARRPRWRTLDGSLKRLLVAAGVLGLLTVGDGFIYLAIMSHGHLDPLWFPLLFVGTNGVFLLLAIPVGRIADRTSRAAVLIGGHLFLAGAYLAAAMGGSWIALGLALLMLGIFYAATDGVLAALAGQLSPQGRTATGIGAAQTVVAITRLVASTGFGALWVLFGAVPTMVGAAVVLVLVLPLAWWLVVRR; from the coding sequence ATGTACATCTCCCTGGCCGGCTTCCGCGGGCCTGACCATGCCGGTCCCGACCACGCGGACTCCGCTCCCGGTCCCGACCATGCCGGGCCCGACCACGTTGACTCCGGTCCGCGCTCCGGCCGGACCGTCGCCTTCCGGGTGGCACCCACGGTGATCGCCCTGGGCATGGTCAGCCTGCTGACGGATGTCTCCTCCGAATCCGTCGCGGCGGTCCTGCCGCTCTACGTCACCGGCGCGCTCGGGCTGTCCATGGTGGCCTACGGATTCCTCGAGGGGCTCCACCAGGGCGTGAGCGCCGTGGTGAGGATCGCCGCAGGCTACGCCGCGGACCGGACCGACCAGCCCAAGACGATCGCGGTGGCCGGCTACGGCCTGTCCATGCTCACGCGGGCGGGACTTTTGGTGGTGCAGGGATTCGTGGGCATCGCCGTGCTGGTGGGGATCGACCGGGTCGGCAAGGGCATCCGCACCGCCCCTCGGGACGCCATGATCCAGGAGGTCTCCCAACCCGAGCACCTCGCGCGCTCCTTCGGGGTCCACCGCATGCTGGACACCATCGGCGCCACCATCGGCCCGCTGCTGGCCTTCGTGGTGCTGCTGCTGGTCCCGGAGGGGTACCGCGTGGTCTTCGCCGTCTCCCTCGCTGCCGCCCTGATCGGCGTGGCGGCACTGATCCTCTTCGTCCCCAACGTCCGGTTCAGCAGAACCACCACCTCCACCACGACGCCGGCCGCACCGGTCCCGGCGCCCGCAGTGCCCTCGCCGGTGGTCCGGCCCCGCACCCTCCGGTCCCGCACCCTCCGGTCCCGCGCACCTCGGTCGCATTCAGCCCGGCGCCCGCGTTGGCGCACCCTGGACGGTTCCCTCAAACGGCTCCTGGTGGCAGCGGGCGTCCTCGGCCTGCTCACCGTGGGGGACGGGTTCATCTACCTGGCCATCATGTCCCACGGGCACCTCGATCCACTGTGGTTCCCCCTGCTCTTCGTCGGCACCAACGGCGTCTTCCTGCTGCTCGCCATCCCCGTGGGCCGCATCGCCGACCGCACCTCCCGCGCCGCGGTCCTGATCGGCGGGCACCTGTTCCTGGCCGGGGCGTACCTCGCGGCGGCGATGGGAGGGAGCTGGATCGCGCTCGGGCTGGCACTGCTGATGCTGGGCATCTTCTATGCCGCCACGGACGGCGTCCTCGCCGCGCTCGCCGGCCAGCTGTCCCCCCAGGGTCGGACGGCCACGGGCATCGGGGCGGCCCAGACCGTCGTCGCGATCACCCGGCTCGTGGCCTCCACCGGTTTCGGGGCGCTGTGGGTGCTGTTCGGTGCCGTGCCCACCATGGTGGGCGCCGCCGTCGTGCTGGTGTTGGTGTTGCCGCTGGCGTGGTGGCTGGTGGTCCGCCGGTGA
- a CDS encoding VanZ family protein, whose amino-acid sequence MTALQDSPVSRRDVTPENEQASAPPRSEHRRWAGWGLLAYLVPLAALVLSARLGDQGIPQAADSLLQWFSETRWFSEIRFGHLEAAANVLLFVPIGFLFSGLWGRRTRTRSRSRTLRIRRSGLPDFVVWMLAVLLSAGIELAQMFLLAERSGTFRDLLCNATGALAGVLTFRIVQMARSRASRRNTS is encoded by the coding sequence ATGACGGCCCTCCAGGACAGCCCTGTCTCACGCCGCGACGTCACCCCGGAGAACGAGCAGGCATCCGCGCCTCCACGCTCCGAGCACCGACGGTGGGCCGGTTGGGGCCTGCTCGCCTATCTTGTTCCGTTGGCCGCTCTCGTCCTCTCGGCACGCCTCGGCGACCAGGGCATTCCCCAGGCCGCCGATTCCCTCCTGCAGTGGTTCAGTGAGACCCGCTGGTTCTCCGAGATACGGTTCGGTCATCTCGAGGCGGCCGCCAACGTCCTGCTCTTCGTTCCCATCGGCTTCCTGTTCTCCGGACTCTGGGGACGCCGCACGCGTACCCGCAGTCGCAGTCGCACTCTGAGGATTCGTCGATCGGGTCTGCCGGATTTCGTGGTGTGGATGCTGGCCGTCCTCCTGTCGGCGGGGATCGAGCTGGCCCAGATGTTCCTCCTCGCAGAACGTTCGGGTACCTTCCGTGACCTCCTCTGCAATGCCACCGGTGCCCTCGCCGGAGTCCTGACCTTCCGAATCGTCCAGATGGCCCGTAGCCGGGCCTCCCGAAGGAACACATCATGA